taaaatcacattctagggtatcaacttttcattttgtaacgtttggaggtattaacgttatttgtaggtttaaaatcacattctattagtagctaattatgttattttgtgaaaaccacagggactaactatgttaataccctataagttaataccttcaaacattacaaaatgaaaagttaataccctagaaggtgattttaaactattagtatctaagtatgtatttttgtgcaaaccacatggactaactatgtaattaactcttcttAAATTTTacattatactttttattttttgaatcttacataattttaCTCCAATAACTGAAAAACTGAACCGAGTCGGTGTAAAAACTAAAACCGAAACCgaatggttttcaaaaaccgaaAACCAACATTTCGGTTTTGGTTTTCGTTTTGCTCAAAAAtcaaaccgaaccaaaccgtgcacacccctagttTTAACACATAAACTTCACCATTTAGCATATCAATTGCAAAAATCATGAACATTTGTTTTTTTCAGTTCAGTTTCATATTGTACCTATATGTGTGTATTTTATACAGATACCATAATCACTAGGTTCTTCAGTTTGTTTTACATGTTTAGGCTATGATATATTTAATttgtttaatatatatttaatgaTCAATATGTACTAGATTAAATAGTTTCATCGGTCATTCCTTTCTAAAATTAGAATTGTATAATTTATAACTTCAACTAAGGCTATTTGGTATGGGTGAGGctcatccttggaggatgaccCTCCACCTCAGCGTCATGTAGGATGGGTGTGAGGATGGGGGCAAAGAAGATGCCTAAGGAAATGTAGGATGAacctaaaatatatatgtatatgttgtatgtatatgtgtgtgtgacaAGAACAGGCATAAAATTTTGTCCTTATGCGCCTGTCCTCAACGTCCCACCCCTGACGTTCACGACGTCGACGAGCCACCCGGAATGGTGTTTGGGCGCGTCGCCGGGCCTAGACGACCCCCACACCGAGTGGCCTAACCACCACATGTTTATGACCCatttacataataataataactttattACAAACAGTTTAGAACCCGTTATCCCATTTATGATCTTTTTATTCGTTTATAACTCATTTGCAAACCTAGCTAACATGTTTTCAATTGCTAATCTGTTTGACCTGTTAAGGTACACATTTGTAAATAACATGTTACATAGAGTGTGTTTAAGTTACTTGATTATGATTTAAAGTGTACCTAGGTTATGGTTGATATATTTGACATAACTAGATACATGTTTTACTTTACAAATTCAAATCCGACAATCTAACACTGTTGTCACCCTTAATGCTATCCTGTACATTTTAAGGCATAAAATAACTACTATGATGAAGAACCAACAAACATTAGTCACGTTGGAACAAAACATGGATGGAGATTTTTTTTGGAGTTTTTTTAATTCTTATTGGTGGCGCATCTAGAAATGTCAAGGATTTTACCGTCAACGCTACTCTGAATAAACTCGCATTTTGTAGTaatagttatatattttttacagTCATATGGATGTCAAACATAAATAGACGTTTTGGTTTGGATAAGAGTAATTTGATTCTGCTCCGGAGGGTGTTAACAAGGTTGGCTAACCCGTGCAGTCGCTCAAGACCTAAATTTTTAAAGGACTTAAAAGGTTTTTATAAGCATTTATGTatatagtaaattatatatttagtatatacaTTGATCCATTTACTGCTTAAAAATGTTAATGGTGGGGTGGAAATAACAATTTCAAGAGGTCTCAAGTTTAAGGCTTGGCTCTACTACCaatgtctttttttttaattcatttcccCCTTACCCCAATTTTGTGCCCAGTTTTTTAGGTCACCCGGGGCCTAAATATTTTTTAGAGTTCTCGGGGACGACCCTGGGTGTTAAGACGTTAGGAAAATATACATTTCATCTTTTCTTCTATCTTTTTGGTTTGGGCTCGTGTTGTATGTTATTTGGATTATGTTGGTTAAATCAAACGTTTTTTTTCCTGTCTCTAGGGATCTTCCAATGTATTATTCCTTAAACTCGTTAAAGATCATGTGTGTGCTAGGTTGTTTTTTCTATCGTTTAGTAATGTTTTTCTGTTTGTATAAAACAAAAATTGAGTTAGCTCATGTCATGTCGTTGGTTTTGTggtcttttcaaaattttatgacAACAATATAACAATACATGTGTCGATTTAAATAGAAAAGGAGAATGAGAGATTGACTTGTGCATGATCAATATTCTTTATTATATGCTAaggcaccatggctatttaagtTCTACATATGGTGGACCCGAGTGAGTTTTTAAGTTCGAGTCTAGGTGATAGTGATTTCTCATTAAGGGGTTTAAATTGGACatctattgtgcgagggggctctctagcGGACCCgattaagacaacgtatgctagacctgccgacattcgcgaataattcacaccttttaaaaaaaatcaccCTCTCTCTTGCTCAAACACCACCTCACTTTCCCCACTCATAATTCCTCTCTTCTCACTAGAAATGACTAACACATTCTCTCTTCTCTCCCCACTCACACCACTCCgctcgttttttttttcatcccCAAAAACTCCGCCACCCCCGCATGTCCTCTACCTCCTCATATCTCTTCTTAAAACAGACCGTTGTGGAGGTCTAACTGACACATTCTCTCTTCTCTCCCCACTCACACCACTCCGCTCGTTTTTTTTCATCCCAAAAAACTCCACCACCTCGTATGTCCTCTACCTCCTCATATCTCTTCTTAAAACAGACCGTTATGGAGATCTAATATCTACCATTAAATGTGAACAATGTTTCCCATTTACGAAAATGCCTTATCAAATGATTATTGGTGGTCGATCTaaaattcgtttttttttttgttaatgttATTATATCATTTAGCAGAGATCCGTCGGCAATCACCCACCAATATGTGAGATGGTTTAGGCATGTGAGGAGGAGGCAGGCGATATAATTGGTTAGAGTTGTGGAAACCTCACTGTAGAGGGTatggatggcaatgggtcgggtttgggacgggtttaggtaatcccaaacccaaacccgattagataagcttgtcccaaacctgtcccaaaacccgtcgggtttctagcgggtaaatacccatcgggtatcgggtatacccacgggtttcgggtaaactcattaattaaaaaaagattactcgttgggtatactcatctcaaaacccattgggtatctattgggtaactactaaccggttacattttgtattgttattataaaaatatatatcaaataactacaatgtatacggaatagaatacctatatgtgtaaaaaatggatgtatcatatatatacatattaatatacatattaataatataaaagtaattatatcgggtatacaatcgggtaaacgggtacactttatcgggtaattgggtcgggtaaacgggtatatcactaaatcccaaacccgtcccaaacccgcgaaaaaataaaaactattcccaaacccgtcccaaacccgattaaccgaccccaaactcgtcccaaatgtgtcgggtttcgggtttacccgtcgggttcgggtttgattgccatccctagtAGAGGGAAGGAGGAGTAGAGGTAGACCCAAATAGATTTGGGATGAACGAATTAGGCAGGATATGATAGAGTTGCACCActctgaggacatggtccagGATAGAGGTCCATGAAagcgtaggattaaggttaaggactttTAGTGAAAGGAACTTATGTGTGTTAGCTTTGGGTTAGAGACTAAAAGGATCTTACACGTTGGATGGGCCTTGCTTGTGACTGTTTTCATGTTATGTGTTGCTAGGCTTTGCATGTCTATATGATATATAtgatgttgtatgtgtatttttactaTGTTGACATTCACTCTTTTTTTATTGATAtctttttagttatatatatatatatatagctttgtttgtttgtttgttgtatTATTTGGAGTCGGCAGTCTCTCTGAAAGCAGCCTCTCGATTATAGAGATAAAGTATACCTACATCCCACTCCCCCAGACATGGGCACAGCTTAAgtagggcgggagggggcggccaaccccccgaacttttcgcttggtagtggagagtatgtagttttcgtatagaaaattttgggtatatacattttcgacccctggttttatagaaatttttaggtccgaTGACTTCCTCCCTccagtcggaaatctcaagcttcggcAGTACCCCCAGACCCTACAAATAGCTGCTTTTTTTGGGATTTACCGGATCATAAATGACCACCCATTTATGACGCATTTAACAAGATTATAACTTTATTACAACCTGTTTAGAACCCATTAACCCTTTTATAATTTGTGATCTTAAGTATGTTTAGGCTATGGTTGATAATATACTTAAGTATGTTTAGGCTACGGTTGATAACATACTTGATCTTGTCAGTTTTAAGTATTTAGGGACAGGAAATCCATCCATATACATTATAAGATTAAAAACTTACAAGAACAAGAGTCACCATGGATCaaattaaacatttttttttcatttatcaaACATTAAAAAAAGTACAAAATTAGCCTCATCATCCTCATTTAGTATACAAAATGCCCAAACATCTTTATAATAATTCTTTTCCATTTTCTTTTTGGGGCTTTACGGTGAGGGCTGCTCTTCTAGTCTATACACCCATTACTAGATATTAGTTCTCCTACCATTCTtgtcaaacaaacaaaataaaaataagttagaATTAGAAGGTTGAAATGCATCTTCTTAGTAGCCttctatttttattatttaagtCTTGTTTCCACACTTGAGCAATATCTTGAGAAATTTTAATGGCGTCAGCAGATACACCTGCTAGACCTCTTCTTGTAAACCCTGATGCATATAACCCATTCTTTCCTTTCCAACCACTTGGAAATGGAGTCTTTGGGAAGCCATTTTTAGCAAAGAATTCACTCTCCTGTTAATCaaaaatgtaaaaaaattaaTTAGTCTAATCGAAATTATTATTTGCTTTTTTGAGTAGGATATTATTggtccagttttttttttttttttttttttttttttttttttttaaatttttttggttTAGTTTAAACTCGTTCTTATCAATCATCACATTAAAATGCCAAAATAACAAATGACAGCTAAACGGGCCATACGTTGCGCCCGTTTGAATATTGTAAAAAAGGGTTTTCTCACCTGAAGCCAGTAGGGGACATTGCTGCGATATCCAGTTGCTAAAACAACTGAATCAATGTCAACTGTTTCGCCATCGACAAGCTCGACTGAGTTGCGTTTAAATCGTTTGACGCCTGGGACGACGGTGATATCGCCTGACCGGATCTTCTGGAGGGCGCCAATGTCAAGAACCGGGGTCTTCCCATGACGGTTTTTGAGCTCTAAAGGACCTATAGATGGGCGTTTTATGCCGTACTTGTGTGTGTTCCCTAGAATGAACCATGTGAGAATTAATAGAAGCTTGTCAACCAACCACAAAGGTAGCCATTTCATCAGGATCATGGCTAGATCAAAGGTAGATTTTCCCATAATTTCACGTGGCAAAATATGAACCTGTAATGAAAATAGATTAATTAGATGTTTGGTTTTAATGGGTATTCGTTTTCTTGAAAAAAGATTTGATCTTTTTGATGGGGTTAGTTTGAAGATTACCGAGCTTCGAACCACAATGGATGGTTTGGCATTGTGGTTAGAGAGGTCCAGTGAGAGCTCCATGCCGGAATTCCCACATCCGACGACTAACACCTTCTTTCCGGTGTAGTTCTCGCCGGATTTGTAGTCTTTTGCGTGTACGACTTCACCGGAGAAGTCTTGTAGTCCGTCTATTTCGGGTACTACCCCTTCGGCATTTTCTCCGGTTGCCACCACAAGCATCTGACAAATATACTCTGTTTcggaccgagttgactcggttgtTGACACAGTCACGACTCGCCAGAGTTGGCAGGCTTCGTCATACTTAGCAGACTGCACACACTCATTGAAGTGCGGCTTGATATCAAACTTTTGTGCGTAGTTTTCGAGATACGCGATGAATTGTTTCTTTGTTGGGTACTCGGGGTATTCCTCGGGAAAGGGTAGTCTAGGAAGTTGGCAAAACTTCTTTGGGAGGTGAAGTTTTAGTCGGTTGTAGGTGTGTTTTTGCCACAAGGATGCGATGCAGTCAGAGCGTTCAATGACTACAAAGGGAACATCTTGTTCTCTAAGGCAAGCTGAGACGGCTAGTCCTGAGGGTCCAGCTCCTACTATGACAGGGCCGTTGACCCATACACATCGCCGGCCAAAGAAGTTGTTTTGACCCGATAAGTTACACATTCTTGGGTTACAAGTTGATGTTTGAAGCTTACAAAGGAATAGTTGTTTTTGTATGTTTGAAAGTGAAGGTGAGATTCTTGTTGTTGGACTGAATGAAATAGGAGGTTAAGCACAAGATGTATATATAGGTGGGAGGATTGGTACCTGATAGGGGTCAACAATTAATGcatctttgaattcattccaaaTCATAAGCTagatttctttattttatttaattttatcttATTAATAATTAGAATCTTATcttatatatactatatataaaattattgTTATAACATATTTGTTAAAGAAAACCACTTAATGGTTTACTACACAAAGAAACACGTACACAAATACACAAAGGATAAATTATCTTCGTAAGTATATCATTATAGACAAGTGTAGAGACTTTAATTtatgattttaaatgttaaaaataaaacattttaagaaCTTTATATGTGAAGATTATGATGggtaacttttttttaatttttttttttctaaaactaaGATTGTATGGGATTCTTTATAGAAAATTAACCCTATATATGTAtttgtatataaaaaaacttgGGAGCAAAGAGAATGAAAGAAATTGACATGTGATTATGGATATTGTAAATGGGCCGAGGTGGGGTAAGGAATTTCCTAGGTGGCGAAATGGGGACTTGCCGACTAGTGTTCACGTGGGTACAGGACTTAATGGGTTGGACCTAGCTATGGAGATTCTATCATTAATTGTTACAAGGGTTATTCATGATAATCTAGCATAATTATAATCTTAAATAAATTTGTATGTACTAGAAGGGTGCTCGTATTATGCATTCGTTAATCTGTTTTATTAATTGATTGGTTTTCGGTTAATTAGTGCGGTTTATTCGATTAGATTGACGGTTTTTGGCTTGATTCATTATATATTGGTTAATAGacaaaaccaaacttgagctAAAACTTTTGCTTAAAACTACATGAAATTGAGGTAGTAATAAATAAAATtgaggtataaataaatgaaatagaagTGCGGTGTGGGACTGTGGGGACAATAAGCCTCCGGGCTATATGGttttaattttaagtttttaaagtACTTTTAGAGGTTATTTGAGACAGATTTTGTTAACTTACTAGCCCACTTTTATGGGTTGGAAGCAttggatcataaggtatgttccTCTTTTATAGCGTTAATTCCTAATACCAAAGGCCCGATCAACTTGCAAGAGTATCGTCTTATATACTTTGTCTTATATACTTTGTGAGTATGGTGAGCAAAGTGATTTCGAAATTCTTGGCAAATATGTTAAAAAGGTAGTAAAGTCAGTGATTTTCGAAACACAATTAGGTTTACAAAATACCGTTCCATACCTGATTGATCGATGGTAAATGTAATAGTTACATggcttaaaaagaaaagaaaaaggcaTGTTACTAAAAAGTAATTTCAAAAAGGCTTATGATCACCTtaattggatttttttttttggatgagGTGATGAAAAAAATGAATTTCCTGACGACGAAATGGAGAAGGTGGATTATGGGCATTGTGTCATTGGTAAGGTCATTGGGTCCCTGACCATTGATTTTCTTAGGTAAGGCGACTCTATTTTTTCCTTTCTTGTTTATTATAGCCATGAGTGCTTTAAAGGAGGCTTGTGCAATTAATTTATTATGTGGATTTAGTGGTCCtgttatatcttatttttatttgcgGATGATGCTTTGATCATAGATGAGCGGCCGAAGTGAAAATGCGGCCTCCTTGGCACGACTTCTTCGATGTTTCAAAGTTTTATCGGGTTGAAGATAACTCTTCATAAACCTTCTCTTATAGGCGTAGGGATTGAAGATGATGAAGTTATTGGGCTGGTAAATGGTTTACATCACAATATTAATAAAGTGCCTTTTTCTTATCTTGGGTTGAAAGTTAGGGCTAAAATGAGAAGGATTAATAGTTGGCAGCTTGTTTTAGATATGTTCAATGCACGGTTATCGGAGTGGAAGCGAATTCTTTGTCTATTGGAGGTCGTTTGACGATTTTAATCGTGTTGGAATGCTTGATGTCTTACTCTTTCTCCTCATACAAAGAGCCAGTGAAGATAATAGATATGTTGGAGGTGAAAAAACGTCATTTTCTATGGGGTTCGAATGGGGAAAAAAGAAAATGAATTAGGTGGCGTGGGACATGGTGAcatgtaacgcccggctcttttgtactttccatttatagaaagctttgttcgtaattctatttttggaaaccttgtattcttgtaatcgctcctttcattgtaatcattagcaaaccgagacttgggtcattaatgaagcttgtattttgttacatttatgttatacacactctatgtatgctcgtatgttcgatttggtgaatcaatcaatgtttaatcgttattcttggaaactatgtgcgaaacttgtaattaatctaaacttatgcattgaacgtcttttgaacaagaacgatacttggttatgacatttatacgcttaaacatactttggttatgatcatcatgcttaactacaccttatactatgcttttatatcaaaacaagtccctaaactctcaactTTGCACCTCAAGGAACCAAATATAAACTTCAGGGGCCAAAgtgtaagaaaaaaaaaaagtttcgGAGACAAGgccgccgcgtgacgcgagggtcctAGACGTCACGCGAGGGTCCCTTTTCGGCAGACTTgtgttttctttcaaattttgcacgaaatccaactctccaacctcacccaatcacctttaacccacctctaatcacctccaatcaccttctaactcattcattataaatacccaccttctccaacccatttgacactttcacaactctctaatcttcacaaattcactctcaatctgcagtaaatctgagttttggatagattcttgtaacttcactaaagtgagtgtaacttgcttatttcttagccaaatcacttggttcttcttcctattgctttgttatgtccttgggtttgaatccttggtttttccttggaagaatcatgcttggatttgccctaaaatggactaaaactttctgttttgtttactattaatcaacaacatgttattccttatccaacttgtgtctaacacatctcacaccaatgtcttAATGCTTACAAcatctcttatggttggttaagcttaaaaacatggttgagacacttaaatcagaggttaaaacctcacaaactttccgtcttaattagggttttacccacaagtagtgttcaagtgtgaaacttgatgaatgtgtgatggttggtttagcctaggctatccttcataagaatccactcattacttgatgtttttctatagattagttgttgttattaccttaatacttgtatgttcatgaccctccttgttgtttataacaacaagtgtagtggtgaacaatagaggtgcctaaatggaagcttgttcttcctacctcatgtatgtattctatgacacaaagaggtacctaaatggagacattaatctcctacctcatgcttgaatcataagacttgtaaactatataatatctaagttattctatatgtatacatctaagtaactaagacttgatgatgacttaatagttatttgttaagtggacgttacatcatctatgaccatgcccttgttacgactctaatggatcttagaatccatgaaatcataccaactcttttgagtttcaatagtgtcaagaacaagagttatgtgtacaagatgattattttcacctatgttactttctatatattttaaaaactccgaatctataatcttccgttatacgccaaactcacacacctttgctttcccgtgtagaaggacaaggtgctccaaactaatccatccaccaacttgctctcggattctcaagtttaaagacttgcaaaccgtgagtatactcgtattccctctttttcttttatcgcttttggggtgtaacatgtttacctattgaaacttacacatgaacttttgtctaaacacatgaacattcctataacatgcttgtatatgtgatggcttgatactttaaatttgggtgattcttatgtgttgaacttatcattaacttcgtacgagccaaaccgtgacatatgtagcgctataggattaacgacccgcctctactgaaactttggttatgtcatgagcaagttgcgttttcttggtttgatatgttagacacatgccatatttaatgtttatcttgaatcgcatgcttgctatgaggaattgttcacacttttatcttatgctatgtatgtaccaaacttgtatactcgcctttgcttttgcattgaattgtattttaaacatgttacaggttgatgatgatgaaatgaaagaggtagcacgatgcctagatacacactttagacgtagggtttaatatgttgtatcgaattttgattatgttggtttgttattttgattaaacttgttgttatttgggatcttgtattgatgactacttgaagtttagaaatgaaatttggattattaaattattgtcacaaatagcgttatgatgtctcgagcaatcttcacacttcgtctcatcccgatgtttccgccattggttggggtgtgacacgacaaaagagaaaaaagatAGTGGCTAAGGACTGTGTCTGCCTAAGACTTCGATTATAGCTTTATTATctaaatggtggtggaggtttaaATTTAAGGAACATAACCTTTGGAGGAAGTTGATTTCTGCTCTACATCATACGCCGCGATCTTGGTCGGCTATTCCGTGTAATAAAACATTACCGGGGACGTGGGCGTCAATCGCAAATATGGAAAATGGGCTCGTGCACTCTCATGTCTCATTGGCGAGGGCAATTACAGGTATTCCGGGGAATGGGAAACAAATTCGTCTTGGCTCGATGTTTGGCTAGAAGATCAATTTTTAAAAGACTGTTACCCGGACCTTTTTGCTAACGAATCCAAAAGAGGTTGCTGCATAGTTGATCGGATAAAGGAGATTAATGGGTTGGGGAGATGCATGTTACATGGAAATTGGAAAATGCTATTGTTGATAGTGATCTTCAAACGCTCCTGGACGAGATAGAGGACAAACTGAAAAGAGTATCTTTGGGACATGGTAAGGATAAATGGAAGGTGGGGGGGGGAGTATGAAGA
The Helianthus annuus cultivar XRQ/B chromosome 6, HanXRQr2.0-SUNRISE, whole genome shotgun sequence genome window above contains:
- the LOC110881184 gene encoding probable indole-3-pyruvate monooxygenase YUCCA8, with the translated sequence MCNLSGQNNFFGRRCVWVNGPVIVGAGPSGLAVSACLREQDVPFVVIERSDCIASLWQKHTYNRLKLHLPKKFCQLPRLPFPEEYPEYPTKKQFIAYLENYAQKFDIKPHFNECVQSAKYDEACQLWRVVTVSTTESTRSETEYICQMLVVATGENAEGVVPEIDGLQDFSGEVVHAKDYKSGENYTGKKVLVVGCGNSGMELSLDLSNHNAKPSIVVRSSVHILPREIMGKSTFDLAMILMKWLPLWLVDKLLLILTWFILGNTHKYGIKRPSIGPLELKNRHGKTPVLDIGALQKIRSGDITVVPGVKRFKRNSVELVDGETVDIDSVVLATGYRSNVPYWLQESEFFAKNGFPKTPFPSGWKGKNGLYASGFTRRGLAGVSADAIKISQDIAQVWKQDLNNKNRRLLRRCISTF